From a region of the Salmo trutta chromosome 10, fSalTru1.1, whole genome shotgun sequence genome:
- the LOC115200901 gene encoding T-box transcription factor T-like yields the protein MASGGGDGPGKVTQYRVDHLLTAVENELQAGSEKGDPTERQLKVGLDENELWQKFKELTNEMIVTKNGRRMFPVLKVNVSGLDPNAMYSFLLDFVAADNHRWKYVNGEWVPGGKPEPQAPSCVYIHPDSPNFGAHWMKDPVSFCKVKLTNKLNGGGQIMLNSLHQYEPRVHIVRVGGPQRTITSHSFPETQFIAVTAYQNEEITGLKIKYNPFAKAFLDAKERTDHKDIMDDSDNQQSSYSQLSGWFIPGPPASPHTQFGSIFQSGEMSNSLGSQFLRGPSSSHYPGLSHSATAPPGGSPLYDCSTATEVHDNDTLQLEMSAARQPAPLDPNPSSRPSLETFSHSSLPSSSHP from the exons ATGGCCTCAGGTGGTGGGGATGGCCCGGGGAAGGTCACACAGTACCGGGTGGACCACCTCCTCACTGCCGTGGAGAACGAGCTACAGGCGGGCAGCGAGAAGGGCGATCCCACGGAGAGACAACTCAAAGTCGGCTTGGATGAGAACGAACTGTGGCAGAAGTTCAAGGAACTCACGAATGAAATGATAGTAACCAAAAACGGCAG GCGCATGTTTCCGGTGCTGAAAGTGAATGTTTCTGGGTTGGATCCAAACGCCATGTACTCATTCCTGCTGGACTTCGTGGCTGCGGACAACCACCGGTGGAAATACGTTAACGGGGAGTGGGTTCCCGGGGGTAAACCCGAGCCTCAAGCCCCGAGCTGCGTGTACATCCACCCGGACTCGCCAAACTTCGGAGCCCACTGGATGAAAGATCCGGTGTCATTCTGTAAAGTCAAACTCACCAACAAACTCAATGGAGGAGGCCAG aTCATGTTAAACTCGTTGCACCAATATGAGCCACGTGTCCATATTGTGCGCGTCGGAGGACCGCAGAGAACGATCACGAGCCACTCCTTCCCGGAGACGCAGTTTATAGCCGTCACTGCCTACCAGAACGAAGAG ATAACCGGTCTGAAAATCAAATACAACCCGTTTGCCAAGGCCTTTCTGGATGCTAAAGAAAG AACTGATCATAAAGACATTATGGATGACAGTGACAACCAGCAGTCAAGCTACTCTCAAT TGAGTGGATGGTTCATCCCAGGACCTCCTGCTAGCCCTCACACGCAGTTTGGGA GTATCTTTCAA TCGGGGGAGATGTCCAACAGCCTAGGCTCCCAGTTCCTGCGAGGCCCCAGTAGTAGCCACTATCCTGGGCTGTCTCACTCTGCCACAGCGCCACCTGGTGGATCCCCGCTGTATGACTGCAGCACGGCCACAGAGGTGCATGATA atgacacCCTGCAACTAGAGATGTCCGCCGCCCGACAACCTGCCCCGCTCGACCCCAACCCCTCCTCccgaccatctctggagaccttttcccattcctcacttccctcatcaagtCATCCATGA